CATCCTCTACCTGTTCTTCGTCTCCCTGGACATGATGGGCGTGGCCTTCAAGGCCTTCGGCAGAGAATTCGCGGAGGCCTTGATTCAGGGAACCAGCAATCCTTTCGTGGGCCTCTTCATCGGCATCCTGGCCACCACCCTGATCCAGAGCTCGTCCACCACCACCAGCATGACGGTGGGAATGGTGGCCTCGGGCGTGCTCACCATCGAGGGGGCCATACCGATCATCATGGGCGCCAACATCGGCACCTCGGTCACCAACACGCTGGTTTCACTGGCCCACGTCACCCGTCCCGTGGAATTCCGCAGGGCCTTCGCCGCCGCTACCGTCCACGACTTTTTCAACTGGATGGCGGTCCTGATCCTCTTTCCCGTCGAGTACTATTTCGGCTTCCTTTACCGAACCGCCACTTTTCTGGAGCAGGTGCTGGAAGGCGGCGGAGGGCTGCAGCTCTTCAATCCGCTCAAAGCCGTGGTCGAGCCCACGGCCGAATTCGTGCACGGCTTGACCGGCTCCGGAGCCGCCACCCTGATCCTCGCCCTGGCAGGCCTCTTTTTCGCCTTGCGGGGCCTGGTGCGGCTGCTCAAGCAACTGCTTTCCGACAAAGCCGAAGAAGTCCTTCACAACACCGTTTTCAGATCGGCCTGGAGCGGGCTGGCGGCTGGAATCGTCATCACGGTGATGGTGCAGAGCAGTTCGGTCACCACCTCCACCGTGGTGCCGCTGGTGGGAGCCGGGGTCTTGACGCTGGCCCAGATCTTTCCCTTTACCCTGGGAGCCAATATCGGAACCACGGTGACTCCCATCCTGGCCGCGCTCTCCACCGGAAACGCCGCCGCCCTCACGGTGGGACTGACCCATCTGATGTTCAATGTGACCGGTACGGTCTTGATCTATCCCTTCAAGCCCATCCGCAGGATCCCTATTTTCCTGGCTACCAAGTTGGGCGAGATGGGGGCCCGCAGCCGTACGCTGGCGGGGGGCTACATCGTCATCGTCTTCTTCGGAATCCCGCTATTGCTGTTATTCTTGTTCGGGGACTTCAGCACCCAGCCGGCAGAGCCGGCTGCGGCGCCACCGTCCCGAGAGGCCCCAGCGCCTCAACATGGATGATCTGGAGGAGTCATGGGCTCATTGCTTGAATCGCTTTTCGGCAGCGGACAATCGGAATTCCTCGACATTTGCTTCAGCGAATTAGGCGAGATGGTGGAGCAGTCGGCCAAGATGTACGACCTGGCTCTGGCGGCCCTTCTCGATAATCAAGACCTCGACAAAGACCTGGAGGAGATGGACGACGTGGTCGACGAAAAGGAAGCGGAAGTGCGTCGCCGCATCGTCGAGCACCTGGCCATCAATCCCGCCAAGGACCTGGTGGCTACCCTTCTGCTGGGCAACATGGTCAACGACGCCGAGCGGCTGGGAGACTACTCGCGCGGTCTGGCCGAGCTGATTCCTCTGGCCCGCTCGCCCCGTCAAGGACCATTCGCCCAACGGCTCAAGGATCTTTCCAGCCAACTGCGTCCGCTCTTCCCACGCACCATCGAGGCTTTCAAGCACGACCACCCCCGGCAGGCCCAAGAAGTGATGGCTGATTGCCGAAAGATGAAGAGCCGTTTTCTCGACTACACCAACGAGGTGGCGTCCAGCGACCTGAGCGCCGACATGGCCGTGGTCTATGCCTCGGCTTCCCGCATGATGCGGCGCACCAGCTCGCATCTGAGCAATCTGGCATCAGCCGTCTGTCTGCCCTATCACCAGATCAGGCGCGACGACGAAGACGCCTAGGCCGCGCAACTTCCAACTCTCAAAGGCCAACTCCCAAGGCGGAACAACCGGTGGCGGCCGGCGGTGCGGTTGACAGCGGCGCCTTCACAACGCCATCATTTCGGGTTAAGCCTTGATATGACGACCAAGGAGATTAGCGGTGAATATGTACCTTAAAATATTGTCGCACCCAATTTTCAACAACCTGGGTTTCCACATGCCTATGATCGTCGACCTGTCGCATCCCCTCATCCTCCTCACGGGAGAGAACGGCTGCGGAAAGTCGACTTTGCTGCACTCGATGTACTATTCCT
This is a stretch of genomic DNA from Acidobacteriota bacterium. It encodes these proteins:
- a CDS encoding Na/Pi symporter, which translates into the protein MSDKQSVVLRILYLAAILYLFFVSLDMMGVAFKAFGREFAEALIQGTSNPFVGLFIGILATTLIQSSSTTTSMTVGMVASGVLTIEGAIPIIMGANIGTSVTNTLVSLAHVTRPVEFRRAFAAATVHDFFNWMAVLILFPVEYYFGFLYRTATFLEQVLEGGGGLQLFNPLKAVVEPTAEFVHGLTGSGAATLILALAGLFFALRGLVRLLKQLLSDKAEEVLHNTVFRSAWSGLAAGIVITVMVQSSSVTTSTVVPLVGAGVLTLAQIFPFTLGANIGTTVTPILAALSTGNAAALTVGLTHLMFNVTGTVLIYPFKPIRRIPIFLATKLGEMGARSRTLAGGYIVIVFFGIPLLLLFLFGDFSTQPAEPAAAPPSREAPAPQHG
- a CDS encoding PhoU domain-containing protein, translated to MGSLLESLFGSGQSEFLDICFSELGEMVEQSAKMYDLALAALLDNQDLDKDLEEMDDVVDEKEAEVRRRIVEHLAINPAKDLVATLLLGNMVNDAERLGDYSRGLAELIPLARSPRQGPFAQRLKDLSSQLRPLFPRTIEAFKHDHPRQAQEVMADCRKMKSRFLDYTNEVASSDLSADMAVVYASASRMMRRTSSHLSNLASAVCLPYHQIRRDDEDA